One genomic window of Arachis hypogaea cultivar Tifrunner chromosome 8, arahy.Tifrunner.gnm2.J5K5, whole genome shotgun sequence includes the following:
- the LOC140174830 gene encoding protein NUCLEAR FUSION DEFECTIVE 4-like isoform X2 has translation MNENGSMYRTQSAKSSDVCCERVFGQDQLAMLGEEHPTGVLVRRLDFWLNYVAYFCGGTIGLVYSNNLGQIAQSLYMSSSTSTLVTLYSSFSFFGRLLSAAPDYIRNKFYSARTGWLTIALMPTPIAFILLASPESAVALHAGTAIIGLSSGFIFAAAVSVTSELFGPNSGTHCLKHRYAWEGNAISGHLYRGDAYLLWDEFLVCSCS, from the exons ATGAATGAGAATGGATCCATGTATAGAACTCAAAGTGCTAAAAGTAGTGATGTGTGTTGTGAGAGAGTGTTTGGGCAGGATCAGTTGGCAATGCTGGGTGAAGAGCACCCAACTGGAGTTCTTGTTAGAAGGTTAGATTTTTGGCTTAACTATGTTGCATACTTCTGTGGAGGTACAATTGGTCTTGTCTACAGCAACAATCTTGGACAGATAGCACAATCTTTATACATGAGCTCAAGTACTTCAACACTTGTTACACTATACTCATCTTTCTCCTTTTTTGGCCGTTTGCTTTCAGCAGCACCAGACTATATTAGAAA TAAGTTCTACTCTGCAAGGACTGGATGGCTAACCATTGCGCTTATGCCAACCCCAATTGCGTTCATCTTGCTTGCTTCACCAGAAAGTGCTGTAGCACTTCATGCAGGCACTGCAATAATTGGCTTAAGCTCTGGATTCATATTTGCAGCCGCGGTGTCAGTTACATCAGAACTCTTTGGACCTAACAGT GGAACTCATTGTCTGAAACATCGGTATGCATGGGAAGGAAATGCTATTTCTGGACATTTGTATCGTGGGGATGCTTATCTGTTGTGGGACGAGTTTCTAGTCTGCTCTTGTTCTTGA
- the LOC140174830 gene encoding protein NUCLEAR FUSION DEFECTIVE 4-like isoform X1: MNENGSMYRTQSAKSSDVCCERVFGQDQLAMLGEEHPTGVLVRRLDFWLNYVAYFCGGTIGLVYSNNLGQIAQSLYMSSSTSTLVTLYSSFSFFGRLLSAAPDYIRNKFYSARTGWLTIALMPTPIAFILLASPESAVALHAGTAIIGLSSGFIFAAAVSVTSELFGPNSVSVNHNILVTNIPIGSLLYGFLAALVYDSNAYSIPGNSLSETSVCMGRKCYFWTFVSWGCLSVVGRVSSLLLFLRTKHAYDHFERHRISTQTPIVS, encoded by the exons ATGAATGAGAATGGATCCATGTATAGAACTCAAAGTGCTAAAAGTAGTGATGTGTGTTGTGAGAGAGTGTTTGGGCAGGATCAGTTGGCAATGCTGGGTGAAGAGCACCCAACTGGAGTTCTTGTTAGAAGGTTAGATTTTTGGCTTAACTATGTTGCATACTTCTGTGGAGGTACAATTGGTCTTGTCTACAGCAACAATCTTGGACAGATAGCACAATCTTTATACATGAGCTCAAGTACTTCAACACTTGTTACACTATACTCATCTTTCTCCTTTTTTGGCCGTTTGCTTTCAGCAGCACCAGACTATATTAGAAA TAAGTTCTACTCTGCAAGGACTGGATGGCTAACCATTGCGCTTATGCCAACCCCAATTGCGTTCATCTTGCTTGCTTCACCAGAAAGTGCTGTAGCACTTCATGCAGGCACTGCAATAATTGGCTTAAGCTCTGGATTCATATTTGCAGCCGCGGTGTCAGTTACATCAGAACTCTTTGGACCTAACAGTGTGAGCGTTAATCACAACATCCTCGTAACAAACATCCCAATTGGGTCACTTCTCTATGGTTTTCTTGCTGCTCTGGTGTATGATTCTAATGCTTACTCAATACCAGGGAACTCATTGTCTGAAACATCGGTATGCATGGGAAGGAAATGCTATTTCTGGACATTTGTATCGTGGGGATGCTTATCTGTTGTGGGACGAGTTTCTAGTCTGCTCTTGTTCTTGAGAACCAAACATGCTTATGATCATTTTGAGAGACACCGAATTTCAACACAAACACCAATTGTTTCTTAA
- the LOC112706981 gene encoding cellulose synthase-like protein B4: MATTKITLLPLYEKIWEKHKFSRFMDSITLLLLLMLLSYRLCSLYNFFTLPSFLALLCESWFTFTFLTTISTKWTPSHTRTYLNRLFLRVPHLPPVDLFVTTADPVLEPPIITVNTVLSLLALDYPSNKLSCYVSDDGCSPHTFYALVEASKFAKLWVPFCKKFNVQVRAPFRYFSGDSKAYNSDIPGFKQQRLKMKEEYELLCQKIQNADKKSIPCELVDEFADFSETQQRNHPTIVKVIWENKEGVSNGVPHLIYISREKRPEHPHHYKAGAMNVLTRVSGLLTNAPFMLNVDCDMYVNNPEVVLHALCILLDSNGEKEVAFVQCPQRFYDAVKDDAFGNQQVALPLYIGSGFAGLQGIIYAGTNCFHRRKVIYGKSPDLDIQNGNKDHVFINGILSEKEKTKTFGNSKGFVKSAASALEQKTFVSNDNSIHLDHEEVNKVSSCEYEYNTAWGKQVGWIYGSTSEDVLTGLRFHTKGWRSEFCTTDPIAFRGCSPQDSIGQMAQHKRWSSGLLEIFLSKHCPIFGTLFGKLQLRECLAYIWITTWALRSVPEICYALLPAYCIITNSTFLPNQGAGLWIPATLVLIYNVSTLLEQVLSGLSIRTWWNNQRMARITTMNSCSFGFLAIILKQLRISDTVFEITKKEEPSSSDDGNSGRFTFNESPIFLPGITILLVQLTALVINFSIRRGSNTHYGFGEVFCSAYVVLCYLPFLKGLFGRGKYGIPLSTICKSTLLAFLFVQLCRSQSS, translated from the exons ATGGCGACCACGAAGATCACACTTCTCCCTCTCTATGAGAAAATATGGGAGAAGCACAAATTCTCAAGATTCATGGATTCCATCACTCTTCTCCTCCTTCTGATGCTTCTTTCTTACCGTCTCTGTTCCCTTTACAACTTCTTCACTCTCCCTTCCTTCCTCGCTCTCCTCTGCGAGTCATGGTTCACCTTCACTTTCCTCACCACCATTTCGACCAAATGGACTCCTTCACACACAAGAACCTACCTTAACCGCCTCTTCCTTCGGGTTCCTCATCTTCCACCTGTCGACCTGTTTGTTACAACGGCAGATCCAGTTCTTGAACCACCAATCATAACGGTCAACACTGTTCTCTCACTGTTGGCGCTTGATTACCCTTCCAACAAGCTTTCTTGCTATGTCTCCGATGACGGTTGCTCCCCTCATACCTTCTATGCTCTTGTGGAGGCTTCAAAGTTTGCAAAGCTTTGGGTTCCTTTCTGCAAGAAGTTCAATGTGCAAGTTAGAGCACCGTTTAGATACTTCTCAGGTGATTCTAAAGCCTATAACAGCGACATCCCTGGATTTAAACAACAAAGGTTGAAAATGAag GAGGAGTATGAGCTACTTTGCCAGAAGATTCAAAATGCAGATAAAAAATCTATTCCATGTGAGCTTGTTGACGAATTTGCAGACTTCTCAGAAACTCAGCAGAGAAATCATCCCACCATAGTTAAG GTGATATGGGAGAACAAAGAAGGGGTCTCAAATGGGGTGCCCCACTTGATCTACATATCCAGAGAGAAGAGACCAGAACATCCACATCATTACAAAGCTGGTGCTATGAATGTGTTG ACTAGAGTCTCTGGATTGTTGACAAATGCTCCGTTTATGCTGAATGTGGATTGTGACATGTATGTGAACAATCCTGAGGTTGTTCTACACGCACTCTGCATTTTGTTGGACTCAAACGGTGAAAAAGAAGTTGCATTCGTTCAATGTCCACAGCGATTCTATGATGCAGTAAAGGATGACGCTTTTGGAAATCAGCAAGTGGCTTTGCCTTTG TATATAGGAAGTGGATTTGCAGGACTACAAGGGATCATATATGCAGGAACAAATTGTTTCCACAGGAGAAAAGTTATTTACGGCAAATCTCCCgatcttgacattcaaaatggGAACAAGGATCATGTTTTCATCAATG GAATATTATCagaaaaggaaaaaacaaaaacatttgGCAATTCAAAGGGGTTCGTCAAATCAGCTGCTAGTGCTTTGGAGCAAAAGACATTCGTTTCCAATGATAATTCCATACACCTTGATCATGAGGAAGTGAACAAGGTTTCTAGTTGTGAATATGAATACAACACCGCCTGGGGTAAACAG GTGGGGTGGATATATGGGTCAACATCAGAGGATGTGTTGACTGGGCTGAGATTTCACACAAAAGGTTGGAGATCTGAATTTTGCACAACAGATCCAATAGCATTTAGGGGATGCTCACCTCAAGATAGTATAGGCCAGATGGCCCAACATAAGAGATGGTCCTCTGGCTTGCTTGAAATTTTCCTAAGCAAGCACTGTCCTATCTTTGGGACCCTTTTTGGTAAGCTACAATTGAGAGAATGTTTGGCATATATTTGGATCACTACTTGGGCCTTAAGATCTGTCCCTGAAATCTGCTATGCTCTTCTACCTGCCTATTGTATCATCACCAATTCCACCTTCTTGCCAAATCAG GGAGCAGGTTTATGGATACCAGCTACACTGGTATTGATCTACAACGTATCTACATTGTTAGAGCAAGTGTTAAGCGGGTTGTCAATTCGGACATGGTGGAACAACCAGAGGATGGCAAGAATAACAACCATGAATTCCTGCTCTTTTGGATTCTTGGCTATAATACTCAAGCAACTGAGAATATCAGACACAGTCTTCGAAATAACAAAGAAAGAGGAACCTTCTTCTAGTGACGATGGGAATTCTGGAAGGTTCACCTTCAACGAGTCTCCCATCTTTCTACCAGGGATAACTATTTTGCTTGTTCAACTCACTGCTTTGGTTATCAACTTCTCAATCAGAAGAGGGAGCAACACACATTATGGTTTTGGTGAAGTGTTTTGCAGTGCCTATGTGGTTCTATGTTACTTGCCATTCTTGAAAGGCTTGTTTGGGAGAGGAAAATATGGGATTCCATTATCCACAATATGCAAGTCAACTCTGCTGGCTTTTCTGTTTGTGCAATTATGTAGGAGCCAAAGCAGTTAA
- the LOC112706980 gene encoding fatty acid hydroperoxide lyase, chloroplastic, with protein MDILKRSSGIWASELVSNLDKMCDNLESTLSNSSSASYLFPLQQFLFTFLTKTLSGADPSVDAKIADGGYLMFDRWLALQLLPTVPIGILQPLEEIFLHSFAYPFFLVSGDYNNLYNFIKQHGKEVVNRGKLEFGLTEEESIHNLLFVLGFNAFGGFSVFLPSLIDAIATDTTGLQRKLAKEARENGGSTLTLNSVKDMPLINSVVYEVLRLNPPVPLQYARARKDFTLSSHDSAFRVTKGELLCGYQKLVMRDPLVFQEPESFKPDRFANDGAQLLDYLFWSNGPQSGSATSSNKQCAGKDIVPLTAALIVAHLFRRYDSIEGNSSSITALQRAK; from the exons ATGGACATCCTTAAACGGAGCTCAGGAATATGGGCATCTGAACTAGTATCAAACCTAGACAAAATGTGTGACAACCTCGAATCCACACTCTCCAATTCCTCTTCTGCGAGCTACCTTTTCCCTTTACAGCAGTTCCTCTTCACCTTCCTCACCAAGACCCTCTCCGGAGCCGACCCTTCCGTCGACGCCAAGATCGCGGACGGCGGCTACCTTATGTTTGACCGCTGGTTGGCCCTTCAGCTCCTGCCCACAGTCCCCATAGGCATTCTCCAGCCCTTAGAGGAGATCTTCCTCCACTCATTCGCCTATCCTTTCTTCCTTGTCAGTGGTGACTACAACAACCTCTACAACTTCATCAAACAACATG GTAAGGAGGTTGTAAACAGAGGCAAGCTCGAGTTTGGGTTGACCGAAGAAGAATCCATTCACAACCTTCTCTTCGTGCTTGGATTCAACGCATTCGGAGGCTTCTCCGTATTCCTCCCAAGCCTGATTGACGCCATAGCCACCGACACCACAGGCTTACAACGCAAACTGGCAAAGGAAGCAAGGGAAAATGGCGGGTCAACCCTCACCCTCAACTCGGTCAAAGACATGCCACTCATCAACTCCGTCGTCTACGAGGTGCTCCGCCTCAACCCACCGGTTCCCCTCCAGTACGCCCGCGCAAGAAAGGATTTCACACTGAGTTCACACGACTCGGCCTTCCGAGTCACCAAGGGCGAGTTACTCTGCGGCTACCAGAAACTTGTTATGCGAGACCCACTTGTGTTTCAAGAACCGGAGAGTTTTAAGCCGGACCGGTTCGCTAACGATGGGGCCCAATTGTTGGACTACTTATTTTGGTCCAATGGGCCTCAGAGTGGGTCCGCTACTTCGTCCAATAAGCAGTGCGCTGGAAAAGACATTGTGCCCCTTACAGCTGCTTTGATTGTAGCCCACTTGTTTCGTAGGTATGATTCTATTGAGGGGAATTCTAGTTCCATCACTGCCCTTCAGAGGGCCAAATGA